Proteins from one Nomia melanderi isolate GNS246 chromosome 3, iyNomMela1, whole genome shotgun sequence genomic window:
- the AP-1mu gene encoding adaptor protein complex 1, mu subunit produces MSTSAIYILDVKGKVLISRNYRGDIETGVIEKFMPLVMEREEEGNLTPIIQTSECTYAYIKYNNLYIVSTTKKNANISLVFVFLHKLVQVMQEYFKELEEESIRDNFVVIYELLDELIDFGYPQTTDSKILQEYITQEGHKLEIQPRIPMAVTNAVSWRSEGIKYRKNEVFLDVIESVNLLANANGNVLSSEIVGAIKMRVYLSGMPELRLGLNDKVLFESTGRGKSKSVELEDVKFHQCVRLSRFENDRTISFIPPDGEFELMSYRLNTHVKPLIWIESVIERHAHSRVEYMIKARSQFKRRSTANNVEIVIPVPNDADSPKFKTTIGSVKYSPEQSAITWFIKSFPGGKEYLMRAHFGLPSVIGEDVEGKPPIQVKFEIPYFTTSGIQVRYLKIIEKSGYQALPWVRYITQNGDYQLRTN; encoded by the coding sequence ATGTCGACATCTGCGATATATATTTTAGATGTGAAGGGGAAGGTATTGATCTCACGAAATTATCGTGGGGACATAGAGACTGGTGTCATAGAGAAATTTATGCCACTTGTGATGGAGCGCGAGGAGGAGGGAAATCTCACTCCAATAATCCAAACCTCTGAGTGTACATATGCGTACATAAAGTACAATAATCTGTACATTGTTTCAACTACGAAAAAGAATGCCAATATTTCTCTAGTATTCGTATTTTTGCATAAACTGGTGCAAGTGATGCAAGAGTACTTTAAAGAATTAGAAGAAGAGAGCATAAGAGACAACTTTGTTGTTATATACGAACTTTTAGACGAGCTCATAGATTTTGGCTACCCTCAAACCACAGATAGTAAAATCTTGCAAGAGTATATTACTCAAGAGGGACACAAACTCGAAATACAACCACGTATTCCTATGGCCGTGACTAATGCTGTATCTTGGAGATCAGAGGGCATTAAGTACCGCAAAAATGAGGTGTTCCTCGATGTAATAGAGTCTGTGAACCTTCTAGCGAATGCCAATGGAAATGTGTTGAGCTCTGAAATAGTGGGTGCCATAAAAATGAGAGTTTACTTATCAGGAATGCCAGAGTTAAGACTTGGCCTCAACGATAAAGTCCTGTTTGAATCCACAGGACGTGGAAAATCCAAATCAGTAGAATTAGAAGACGTGAAATTCCACCAATGTGTCAGATTGTCTAGATTCGAAAATGATAGAACAATTTCCTTCATTCCACCTGACGGAGAGTTCGAATTAATGTCCTACAGATTGAACACCCACGTGAAGCCACTTATATGGATTGAGTCTGTGATCGAACGGCATGCTCATAGCAGAGTAGAGTACATGATAAAAGCCAGATCACAATTTAAGAGGCGGTCCACTGCCAACAATGTGGAAATTGTAATTCCAGTACCCAATGACGCAGACTCGCCCAAGTTCAAGACTACTATTGGCAGTGTCAAATACTCTCCTGAACAGAGCGCCATAACATGGTTCATCAAGTCATTCCCTGGGGGCAAAGAGTATCTGATGAGAGCGCACTTTGGCTTACCATCTGTCATTGGCGAGGATGTGGAAGGAAAGCCACCGATTCAGGTGAAATTCGAAATTCCCTATTTCACAACTTCCGGCATCCAGGTGCGTTATCTGAAGATCATCGAGAAGAGTGGGTATCAGGCGTTGCCCTGGGTTCGGTACATCACGCAGAACGGGGATTATCAATTGAGGACGAATTAA